The proteins below come from a single Leptotrichia sp. oral taxon 223 genomic window:
- a CDS encoding NUDIX domain-containing protein yields MQFNLDNDVKFILEQLNRNGTGFLVGGAVRDKILNKDPGDYDFATDIEYSELKRIFADYNPKEMGAHFGILMIKVNGKSYEIAKFRKETGVFNSRYPKEIKFVKTIEEDLARRDFTINSLAYSKKTGIIDLYGGRQDIRRKVIRFVGKPKLRIEEDALRILRAFRFISKLGFNLDKKTAEAIYKKRKFLTKISKERVFDELSKILMGNFAKKALIEMKKLQVLEMIIPEFRYAYNFNQNNPNHPDDLFNHIIKVIHFCNYDLVTRFAALFHDLGKINVKIIDAKGIFYFYGHEKESALIAEEELRQLKASNDFINSVKKIVRNHMLIYEDVSDKTLKKLIIEMEEKNLKRLFNLFYADLNSKGLRTKKENKKILQNFWDKIENIKKQGKIPQFNDLDITGIDLINLKFSNREIGEVKNRLYELVLGDEIENEKEALLKYIVKHYNLNSNFEYENSCGAIVFNENTEKVLLVKMHNGNWGFPKGHIENNETKEETAIREVHEETNVKIKIIPDFEREIKYVPNENTIKKVVLFAGITQDENVQIDTHEIEDFQWCTYEEALKLVTYKLQKDVLENAKKVFIKSKTG; encoded by the coding sequence ATGCAATTTAATTTGGATAATGATGTGAAATTCATATTGGAACAACTGAATAGAAATGGAACAGGATTTCTTGTCGGCGGAGCAGTTAGAGATAAAATTCTAAATAAAGATCCTGGCGATTATGATTTTGCAACTGATATAGAATATTCAGAGTTAAAAAGAATTTTTGCTGATTATAACCCAAAGGAAATGGGAGCTCATTTTGGAATCCTTATGATAAAAGTCAATGGGAAAAGTTATGAAATAGCAAAATTCCGTAAGGAAACAGGAGTTTTCAACAGCAGATATCCAAAAGAAATTAAATTTGTAAAAACAATCGAAGAGGATTTGGCAAGACGGGACTTTACGATAAATTCACTGGCATATAGCAAAAAAACTGGAATAATTGATTTGTATGGCGGAAGGCAGGATATTAGAAGAAAAGTAATAAGGTTTGTTGGGAAGCCAAAATTAAGAATAGAAGAAGATGCTCTTAGAATTCTAAGGGCTTTTCGATTTATTTCAAAATTAGGATTCAATCTGGATAAAAAAACTGCAGAAGCGATTTATAAAAAAAGAAAATTTCTGACTAAAATATCTAAAGAAAGAGTTTTTGACGAGCTAAGTAAAATTCTTATGGGAAATTTTGCAAAAAAGGCTCTTATTGAAATGAAAAAATTGCAGGTTCTGGAAATGATAATTCCAGAATTTCGTTATGCCTACAATTTCAATCAGAATAATCCCAATCATCCAGACGATTTATTTAATCACATTATAAAAGTTATCCATTTTTGTAATTATGATTTGGTAACCAGATTTGCCGCACTTTTTCACGATTTGGGGAAAATAAATGTAAAAATTATTGATGCAAAAGGTATTTTTTATTTTTACGGGCACGAAAAGGAAAGCGCATTAATTGCAGAAGAAGAATTAAGACAGCTTAAAGCGTCAAATGATTTTATAAATTCAGTGAAAAAAATTGTAAGAAATCACATGTTAATTTATGAAGATGTTTCGGATAAGACGTTGAAAAAATTGATTATTGAAATGGAAGAAAAAAATCTGAAAAGACTTTTTAATTTATTTTATGCAGACTTAAATTCTAAAGGACTTAGAACAAAAAAAGAAAATAAAAAAATTTTACAAAATTTCTGGGACAAAATTGAAAATATAAAAAAACAGGGAAAAATACCGCAGTTTAATGATTTAGACATAACGGGGATTGATTTGATAAATCTTAAATTTAGCAACCGTGAGATTGGGGAAGTAAAAAATAGATTATATGAACTTGTGCTTGGAGATGAAATTGAGAATGAAAAGGAAGCATTGCTAAAATATATTGTGAAGCATTACAATCTAAATAGTAATTTCGAATATGAAAACTCATGCGGAGCAATTGTTTTTAATGAAAATACTGAAAAAGTGCTGCTTGTAAAAATGCACAATGGCAACTGGGGCTTTCCAAAAGGACATATTGAAAACAACGAAACGAAAGAGGAAACAGCAATTCGTGAAGTTCATGAAGAAACAAATGTAAAAATAAAAATAATTCCTGATTTTGAGCGGGAAATAAAATATGTTCCAAATGAGAATACAATTAAGAAAGTTGTACTTTTTGCAGGAATTACGCAAGATGAAAATGTGCAGATCGATACTCATGAAATCGAAGATTTTCAATGGTGCACTTATGAAGAGGCTTTAAAGCTGGTTACTTATAAATTGCAGAAGGATGTGCTGGAAAACGCAAAAAAAGTATTTATAAAGTCTAAGACAGGTTAG
- the rsmB gene encoding 16S rRNA (cytosine(967)-C(5))-methyltransferase RsmB, whose amino-acid sequence MIKKNNIKLDMVNLLDEIQNGKYSNIQLNYYFSKNNYTKKEKMFITNVINVVIKNLIYIDYLIGKSVRNVKKRKIRQLLRISVAQLFFMESDNAGVIFEAGEIAKILNAHQTGFVNAALQTILKNKEKFEKKIPKDNRESIVLSYPQWFVNKMKIDYPDAYLEMLKSYKKRSYLSVRFDKNKITREKFEELLKNIKTDVLFSVGEIYYLSNANIFDTEIYKNGDVVIQDASSYLAVKNLNVKDEDIVLDACAAPGGKSLAILQLFNPKKLISTDIYEHKVKILNELKNKYGYSNFEVKLNDATQIENLDTMFDKILLDMPCSGLGVLRKKPEKIYNLTANDIKSLKKLQKKIFESAYKCLKNGGEIVYSTCTFSKNENTNNIQYFLEKFEDLEILEIEIPENIEITKDEFGGVYISYKNKYLDGFYIAKLRKK is encoded by the coding sequence TTGATAAAGAAAAATAATATAAAATTAGATATGGTGAATTTACTGGATGAAATTCAGAATGGGAAATACAGCAATATTCAGTTAAATTACTATTTTTCTAAAAATAATTATACAAAAAAAGAAAAAATGTTTATTACAAATGTGATAAATGTCGTGATAAAAAATTTGATTTATATCGATTATCTGATTGGAAAAAGTGTTAGAAATGTGAAAAAGCGGAAAATAAGGCAACTTTTGAGAATTTCGGTTGCACAATTATTTTTTATGGAATCGGATAATGCTGGAGTGATTTTTGAGGCTGGAGAAATTGCAAAAATTTTGAATGCACACCAAACTGGATTTGTGAATGCGGCTTTGCAGACGATTTTGAAAAATAAAGAAAAATTTGAGAAGAAAATTCCAAAAGATAATAGGGAAAGTATTGTTTTATCGTATCCGCAATGGTTTGTGAATAAGATGAAAATTGATTATCCTGATGCTTATTTGGAAATGCTAAAATCTTATAAAAAAAGAAGTTATTTGTCAGTTAGATTTGATAAAAATAAAATTACGAGGGAAAAATTTGAGGAATTGCTGAAAAATATTAAGACAGATGTCTTATTTTCCGTCGGTGAAATTTATTATTTATCAAATGCAAATATTTTTGATACGGAGATTTATAAGAATGGGGATGTTGTGATTCAAGATGCTTCGTCTTATCTAGCTGTGAAAAATTTGAATGTAAAGGATGAAGATATTGTGCTTGATGCCTGCGCTGCCCCTGGCGGAAAATCCCTTGCGATTTTACAGTTATTTAATCCGAAAAAGCTAATTTCTACTGATATTTACGAGCATAAAGTAAAGATATTGAATGAACTTAAAAATAAATATGGATACAGCAATTTTGAAGTAAAATTGAATGATGCCACACAAATTGAGAATTTAGATACGATGTTTGATAAAATACTCTTAGATATGCCCTGCAGCGGGCTTGGAGTCCTTCGGAAAAAGCCTGAAAAAATATATAATCTGACTGCAAATGATATAAAAAGTTTGAAAAAACTTCAGAAAAAGATATTTGAAAGTGCATATAAATGCTTAAAAAATGGCGGGGAAATAGTTTATAGCACTTGCACATTTTCTAAAAATGAAAATACAAATAATATTCAGTATTTCCTGGAAAAATTTGAGGATTTGGAAATTTTGGAAATAGAGATTCCTGAAAATATTGAAATTACAAAAGATGAATTTGGGGGAGTTTATATTTCGTATAAAAATAAATATCTGGACGGATTTTATATTGCAAAATTAAGAAAAAAATAA
- a CDS encoding sucrose-6-phosphate hydrolase translates to MDFTKVKENEKKSILEKKEIVEKDFWRQKYHIQGIVGLINDPNGFSQFKGKYHMFYQWNPLGTNHKNKTWAHSVSDDLLHWERLKTALRPDTWYSKDGVYSGSAIADDKKLYLFYTGNVKDADGNRESYQCLAVSSDGENFERWEPSIVNQPDGYTRHIRDPKIWKKDGKFYAVIGIQSENLEGKAVLYSSENIKDWKFEGEIAGANHGKIKDFGFMWECPDYFQLKDEKTGEIRDLLIFSPQGLEPEGDLYNNKYQTGYLFGKLDYEKPEFEIFSNFVEIDRGHDFYAPQSMEDDKGRRLFIGWMGVPEEEDFPTVKNEWLHCLTLPRELKVINGKLYQVPIKEMESIRGEKIEFSGKVTGEVKVGTGTTYELKAKFTNINSDCGLKLRTGKNSETVLKFDYNDKKFVLDRTKGEQSDKRLRKVYLGDISELELTVFVDNSSVEIFINGGQEVFSSRIFPEKGADGISVFADKNVNVEIEKWEWK, encoded by the coding sequence ATGGATTTTACAAAAGTTAAAGAAAATGAGAAAAAATCAATTTTAGAAAAAAAAGAGATTGTAGAAAAAGACTTTTGGCGGCAAAAATATCATATTCAGGGAATTGTGGGACTTATTAACGATCCGAATGGATTTTCTCAGTTTAAAGGTAAATACCATATGTTTTATCAATGGAATCCGTTGGGAACTAATCATAAAAACAAGACTTGGGCTCATAGCGTAAGTGATGACTTGCTACATTGGGAAAGGCTAAAAACGGCTTTGCGGCCTGATACCTGGTATTCCAAGGATGGAGTTTATTCTGGAAGTGCGATTGCGGATGATAAAAAACTTTATTTATTTTATACAGGAAATGTGAAAGATGCTGATGGAAACAGAGAATCTTACCAATGCCTAGCAGTTTCCAGCGACGGAGAAAATTTTGAGAGATGGGAGCCAAGCATTGTAAATCAGCCAGATGGATATACTCGGCACATAAGAGATCCAAAAATCTGGAAAAAAGATGGAAAATTTTATGCGGTAATTGGTATTCAAAGTGAAAATTTGGAAGGAAAAGCAGTATTATACAGTTCAGAAAATATAAAAGACTGGAAGTTTGAAGGTGAAATTGCTGGGGCAAATCATGGAAAAATTAAAGACTTTGGATTTATGTGGGAATGTCCTGACTATTTTCAGCTAAAAGACGAAAAAACTGGAGAAATTAGAGATTTGTTGATATTTTCACCGCAAGGGCTAGAGCCAGAAGGAGATTTATATAATAACAAATATCAGACAGGATATTTATTTGGAAAATTAGATTATGAAAAACCTGAATTTGAAATTTTTTCAAACTTTGTGGAAATCGACAGAGGACACGACTTTTATGCACCGCAGTCAATGGAAGATGACAAAGGAAGAAGGCTTTTTATAGGCTGGATGGGAGTTCCAGAAGAAGAAGACTTTCCAACTGTAAAAAATGAATGGCTTCACTGCCTAACATTGCCAAGAGAACTTAAAGTGATAAATGGAAAACTTTATCAAGTGCCAATAAAGGAAATGGAAAGTATCCGTGGAGAAAAAATTGAGTTTAGTGGAAAAGTGACTGGGGAAGTGAAAGTTGGAACAGGAACTACTTATGAATTAAAAGCTAAATTTACAAATATTAATTCTGATTGCGGATTAAAATTGAGAACTGGAAAAAATAGTGAAACAGTTTTAAAATTTGATTACAATGATAAAAAATTTGTGTTAGACAGGACAAAAGGTGAACAGTCTGATAAAAGATTAAGAAAAGTTTATTTAGGAGATATTTCAGAACTGGAACTTACTGTGTTTGTAGATAATTCTTCTGTGGAAATATTTATCAATGGCGGACAGGAAGTATTTTCATCAAGAATATTCCCTGAAAAAGGTGCAGATGGAATAAGCGTATTTGCGGATAAGAATGTAAATGTGGAAATAGAAAAATGGGAATGGAAATAG
- the gltS gene encoding sodium/glutamate symporter — translation MAKINMDMIQTIGLAVILLLIGMKLRKKIKFFEKYCIPAPVIGGFLFSMFVFILRQANIAEIKFTDTLQKFFMIMFFTSVGFNASLKILKKGGKKVVVFLFVASGLCVLQNVVAVGLSKFVGIPPLLALMTGSTPMTGGHGTSAAVAPTIEALGSAYKGANAIAIASATFGLIAGSAMGGPIASRLIKKHKLLPEHFVKDGIQHGDEDIDEEVLKRQKPYLDGERFSMAFFYILIAMGIGSYLSMFIDYLMSFTNFEAHFPIYIGPMIVAAIIRNLSDNVKAMNAPTKEISILEDVALSLFLAMALMTLRLWELIDLALPVIILLIAQIILVYLYLNFVTFKAMGSDYDAAVMVSGHCGFALGATPNGISNMKAVTEKYIYSKMAFFVIPIVGSLFIDFANISIITIFTQFFK, via the coding sequence ATGGCTAAAATTAACATGGATATGATACAGACTATTGGGCTGGCAGTCATTTTACTGTTAATTGGGATGAAACTTAGGAAAAAAATTAAATTTTTTGAAAAATACTGCATTCCGGCACCTGTAATTGGCGGTTTTTTATTTTCAATGTTTGTTTTTATTTTAAGACAGGCAAATATAGCTGAAATAAAGTTTACTGACACATTGCAAAAATTCTTTATGATTATGTTTTTTACAAGTGTAGGATTTAATGCAAGTCTTAAAATATTGAAAAAAGGCGGGAAAAAAGTTGTTGTTTTCCTGTTTGTTGCATCAGGATTGTGTGTTTTACAAAATGTTGTTGCAGTTGGACTTTCAAAATTTGTAGGAATTCCGCCACTGTTGGCGTTAATGACAGGATCTACTCCAATGACTGGAGGGCATGGAACATCAGCGGCTGTGGCTCCAACGATTGAAGCTCTTGGTTCTGCATATAAAGGGGCAAATGCTATTGCCATTGCTTCTGCAACTTTTGGGCTTATTGCAGGATCTGCTATGGGAGGGCCTATTGCAAGCAGGCTTATTAAAAAACATAAATTATTGCCAGAGCATTTTGTAAAAGACGGAATACAGCATGGAGATGAAGATATTGACGAGGAAGTGTTAAAAAGACAAAAGCCTTATCTTGACGGCGAACGTTTTTCAATGGCATTTTTCTATATTTTGATTGCAATGGGGATTGGCTCATATTTATCAATGTTTATTGACTATCTTATGAGCTTTACAAATTTTGAGGCACATTTTCCAATTTATATTGGGCCAATGATTGTTGCGGCAATTATTAGAAATTTGTCTGACAATGTGAAGGCAATGAATGCTCCAACTAAGGAAATAAGCATTCTTGAAGATGTGGCACTTAGCTTATTTTTGGCAATGGCACTAATGACATTGAGATTATGGGAATTAATTGACTTGGCACTTCCTGTAATTATTTTGCTGATTGCACAAATTATTTTAGTTTATCTGTACTTAAATTTTGTAACATTTAAGGCAATGGGATCAGATTATGATGCGGCAGTAATGGTTTCAGGACATTGTGGATTCGCACTGGGAGCGACTCCAAACGGAATTTCAAACATGAAAGCAGTCACAGAAAAATACATTTACTCAAAAATGGCATTCTTTGTAATTCCAATTGTCGGTTCACTATTTATCGACTTTGCCAACATCAGTATCATTACAATATTTACACAGTTTTTTAAATAA
- the dapB gene encoding 4-hydroxy-tetrahydrodipicolinate reductase yields the protein MKIVVYGAGVMAQYVKESVINSGNEFVGFVDPLGNGDFKNLKENNVDFDAIIDFSHFSLLEDVLEAGINKKVPVLIATTGHSEEQLTKIEEAAKQIPIIKATNTSVGVNIVNEIVAFATKLLKDFDIEIIEKHHNRKIDAPSGTANTLLEIVKENLDDNGKDYRTVYGRKGHSKRAEKEIGVHAIRGGNIVGEHTVIYAKNDEIIEIKHEALSRKMFSDGAVKAVEFLFGKKAGLYTMKNVLGL from the coding sequence ATGAAAATAGTAGTTTATGGTGCTGGAGTTATGGCACAATATGTGAAGGAATCTGTAATAAATTCTGGAAATGAATTTGTTGGATTTGTTGACCCGCTTGGAAATGGAGATTTTAAAAACTTGAAGGAAAATAATGTAGATTTTGATGCGATTATAGACTTTTCACACTTTAGCCTTTTGGAAGATGTGCTGGAAGCGGGAATTAATAAAAAAGTTCCAGTTCTAATTGCCACAACAGGGCATTCAGAAGAGCAGCTCACAAAAATTGAGGAAGCGGCAAAGCAAATACCAATAATTAAGGCGACAAATACTTCAGTTGGAGTAAATATCGTGAATGAAATCGTAGCTTTTGCAACAAAATTATTAAAGGATTTTGATATTGAAATAATTGAAAAACATCACAACAGAAAAATTGATGCACCAAGCGGTACAGCAAATACTCTACTTGAAATTGTAAAAGAAAATCTGGATGATAATGGGAAAGATTATAGAACAGTTTACGGAAGAAAAGGGCATAGTAAACGTGCTGAAAAGGAAATAGGAGTTCACGCTATACGTGGTGGAAATATTGTGGGAGAACATACCGTAATTTATGCAAAAAATGATGAAATAATCGAAATAAAACATGAAGCATTGTCAAGAAAAATGTTTTCAGATGGTGCAGTTAAGGCTGTGGAGTTTCTTTTCGGGAAAAAAGCAGGATTATATACAATGAAAAATGTACTTGGTTTATAA
- a CDS encoding VOC family protein, producing MAILNMLHACLRVENLEASIEFYEKAFGFKEDRRMDYPEHKFTIVYLALPGEHFEIELTYNYGHGPYTIGDGFSHLAIASDDLEGDNKKHKALGYETTDIKGLPGKPGHYYFVTDPDGYRMEVIRSK from the coding sequence ATGGCTATTTTAAATATGTTGCACGCTTGTTTACGTGTAGAAAATTTGGAAGCGTCTATTGAATTTTATGAAAAGGCATTTGGATTTAAAGAAGATCGACGTATGGATTATCCAGAGCATAAGTTTACTATCGTTTATTTGGCTCTTCCAGGTGAACATTTTGAAATTGAATTGACTTACAATTACGGTCACGGACCATATACGATTGGTGATGGTTTTTCACATCTTGCAATTGCTTCGGATGATTTGGAAGGCGACAACAAAAAACATAAGGCACTTGGATATGAAACAACTGATATTAAGGGCTTACCTGGAAAACCAGGACACTATTATTTTGTGACAGATCCAGATGGATATCGTATGGAAGTAATTCGTTCAAAATAA
- a CDS encoding DUF4912 domain-containing protein, with protein sequence MEQVRKNRKRTHYRNYVNEKLTGNRRKTFKKIEEIISFEVIEKEIIERILVKYFLIKRSRTFYRNFINRKLVGNFGKKYKRMFKSLNFDYEKISPDQIKRRYTETEINRSKYAKGVEYDGHSNHEDIYFDKAPLPAAYFVDEIVLMPKNPTTLFMYWEIRDDTYERLASNNGVVDNIVIKLFKHGHEYRKIIRHERIGSHYITDIDVNQDYEVFIGYEDQYGNFSEVAHSVDTITPNDRVSDNFDLLWGTVKYDPNTNQLIKYINSPVSTPEGRELLGVPADLDVDENNEFIIEVIERLTKVGASESLIERKVIKGKLPNLRLDMGGSRSS encoded by the coding sequence ATGGAGCAAGTAAGAAAAAATAGAAAAAGAACACATTATAGAAATTACGTGAATGAAAAATTAACTGGAAATAGAAGAAAAACCTTTAAAAAAATAGAGGAAATAATTTCATTTGAAGTTATTGAAAAAGAAATTATTGAAAGAATTTTAGTAAAATACTTTTTAATAAAAAGAAGCAGAACATTTTATAGAAATTTCATAAATAGAAAATTAGTTGGAAATTTTGGAAAAAAATATAAAAGAATGTTTAAATCTTTGAATTTTGACTATGAAAAAATTTCACCAGATCAAATAAAACGTAGATACACAGAAACTGAAATTAACCGTTCAAAATATGCAAAAGGTGTTGAATATGATGGACATTCAAACCATGAGGATATTTACTTCGATAAGGCTCCATTGCCAGCAGCATATTTTGTCGATGAAATTGTGCTAATGCCAAAAAATCCTACAACATTGTTTATGTATTGGGAAATTCGTGACGATACGTATGAAAGACTAGCGTCAAATAATGGAGTTGTTGACAATATAGTTATAAAGCTTTTCAAGCATGGACATGAATACAGAAAAATTATAAGACACGAAAGAATAGGTTCACATTATATTACTGATATTGATGTAAACCAAGATTATGAAGTATTTATCGGATACGAAGATCAATATGGAAACTTCTCAGAAGTAGCACATTCAGTAGATACTATAACACCAAATGACAGAGTTTCAGATAATTTTGACTTATTATGGGGAACAGTGAAATACGATCCAAACACAAATCAGCTTATAAAATATATAAATTCGCCTGTTTCAACGCCAGAAGGAAGAGAACTTTTAGGAGTGCCTGCTGATCTTGATGTAGATGAAAACAACGAATTTATAATTGAAGTTATAGAAAGATTGACAAAAGTCGGAGCTTCAGAATCATTAATTGAAAGAAAAGTGATAAAAGGAAAACTTCCAAATCTTAGACTGGATATGGGTGGTTCAAGAAGCAGTTAA
- the atpC gene encoding ATP synthase F1 subunit epsilon — protein MATEFILEAVTPERLVFEKPVEFVKLRTEGGDIGILAKHINYITPIGAGEMLVREKDNQEVTYYLEGGFLEVRQDKVVILGVNIVEATKAEAERMAREVAIEKAKKQKIREDRDILGTKKRIQSNLSKK, from the coding sequence ATGGCAACAGAGTTTATTTTGGAAGCAGTAACTCCTGAAAGGCTTGTTTTTGAAAAGCCCGTCGAATTTGTGAAATTGCGGACAGAAGGTGGAGATATTGGGATACTTGCCAAGCATATTAACTACATTACGCCAATCGGTGCAGGAGAGATGCTTGTCCGTGAAAAAGATAATCAGGAGGTTACATATTATCTGGAAGGTGGATTCCTTGAAGTTCGACAGGATAAAGTCGTTATTTTGGGAGTAAATATCGTTGAAGCTACAAAAGCGGAAGCAGAACGGATGGCAAGGGAAGTTGCCATTGAAAAGGCAAAAAAACAGAAAATAAGAGAAGATCGGGATATTTTGGGAACAAAAAAACGAATTCAAAGCAATTTAAGCAAAAAATAA
- the atpD gene encoding F0F1 ATP synthase subunit beta produces MSKGKLVQVIGPVIDVKFEKQLPDIYNALEVYKENGEKLVAEVHAHNGNNVVRAVAMSGTEGLRRGLDVVDTGNPIQVPVGRATLGRIFNVLGEAVDDGEKLDADVLRESIHKDAPSFEQQGTDSEILETGIKVVDLLAPYLKGGKIGLFGGAGVGKTVLIQELINNIAKGHGGLSVFAGVGERTREGRDLYNEMTESGVIDKTALVYGQMNEPPGARLRVGLTALTMAEYFRDKEGQNVLLFIDNIFRFTQAGSEVSALLGRMPSAVGYQPNLATEMGALQERITSTSTGSITSVQAVYVPADDLTDPAPATTFAHLDATTVLSRQIASLGIYPAVDPLDSTSRILEPEIVGHEHYKIARETQKVLQRYKELQDIIAILGMDELDENDKLTVNRARKIQRFFSQPFSVAEQFTGMKGKYVPLRETIRGFKEILDGLHDDLPEQAFLYVGTIDEAVAKARELMSE; encoded by the coding sequence ATGAGTAAAGGTAAATTAGTGCAAGTTATTGGGCCAGTTATAGATGTAAAATTTGAAAAGCAATTGCCTGATATTTATAATGCGCTTGAAGTATATAAGGAAAACGGAGAAAAATTAGTAGCTGAAGTTCACGCCCACAATGGAAACAACGTTGTAAGAGCAGTTGCAATGTCTGGAACTGAAGGGCTAAGACGTGGACTGGATGTTGTAGATACTGGCAACCCGATTCAAGTTCCCGTTGGAAGAGCCACATTGGGAAGAATCTTCAATGTGCTTGGAGAAGCGGTTGATGATGGCGAAAAATTAGATGCAGATGTATTAAGGGAATCTATCCATAAGGATGCGCCGTCATTTGAACAGCAGGGAACAGATTCTGAAATACTGGAAACAGGAATAAAAGTGGTAGATTTACTTGCTCCATATCTAAAAGGTGGAAAAATCGGACTGTTTGGAGGAGCAGGAGTCGGAAAAACAGTATTAATTCAGGAATTAATTAACAATATTGCCAAAGGGCATGGAGGACTTTCTGTATTTGCAGGAGTTGGAGAACGTACACGTGAAGGGCGTGATTTATACAATGAAATGACAGAAAGTGGCGTTATTGACAAGACAGCGTTAGTGTATGGACAAATGAATGAGCCACCTGGAGCAAGACTAAGAGTCGGACTTACAGCGCTTACAATGGCAGAATATTTTAGAGATAAGGAAGGGCAGAACGTACTTTTATTTATTGACAATATATTCAGATTTACTCAGGCGGGATCAGAAGTGTCGGCACTTCTTGGAAGAATGCCATCAGCCGTAGGATACCAGCCAAACTTGGCAACTGAAATGGGAGCCTTACAGGAAAGAATAACTTCGACAAGTACAGGTTCAATTACATCGGTACAGGCTGTATATGTGCCAGCAGATGACTTGACAGATCCGGCGCCGGCAACGACATTTGCCCATTTGGATGCAACAACAGTATTGTCAAGACAAATTGCATCACTTGGAATTTATCCAGCGGTGGATCCGCTTGATTCGACTTCAAGAATATTAGAACCAGAAATTGTTGGACATGAACATTATAAAATTGCAAGGGAAACTCAGAAAGTATTGCAAAGATACAAGGAATTACAAGATATTATCGCAATTCTGGGAATGGATGAACTGGATGAAAATGATAAATTGACAGTAAACCGTGCAAGAAAAATCCAAAGATTCTTTTCACAGCCTTTCTCAGTAGCGGAACAGTTTACTGGAATGAAAGGAAAATATGTACCTTTAAGGGAAACAATACGTGGATTCAAGGAAATTTTAGACGGGCTTCATGATGATTTGCCTGAACAGGCATTCCTATATGTCGGAACAATTGACGAGGCAGTGGCAAAAGCCAGAGAATTAATGAGTGAATAA
- the atpG gene encoding ATP synthase F1 subunit gamma, producing the protein MAANMKEIKERIDSVKNTSQITNAMNIVSSTKFKRFQVLTLKSRNYAHAVDEAFDNLVASLKGNKFVIFDGKLEVKKIGIIVMTSDRGLCGSFNSNTFRRLESMRKQFAKEGKDVSVVTIGRKAKEYCKNRDVNVDSEYTQMIPETMFETGKKISEDVVQFYLNDFYDEVYMIYSKFVSAIEYNIQVEKLLPIEKKEGLPTKEYVFDPSEEEVLNSFVPQVLNIKLYQSLLENSASEHSARMSAMKQANDNAAEMIRNLEVQYNRERQGKITQELTEIISGSLGVQ; encoded by the coding sequence ATGGCAGCAAATATGAAAGAAATAAAAGAACGTATTGACAGTGTAAAAAACACAAGTCAAATAACAAATGCAATGAATATTGTTTCTTCCACAAAATTTAAAAGATTTCAAGTTCTGACTTTAAAATCCAGAAACTATGCTCATGCAGTAGATGAGGCTTTTGACAATCTGGTTGCAAGTCTTAAAGGAAATAAGTTTGTCATTTTTGATGGAAAACTGGAAGTCAAAAAAATCGGTATTATTGTAATGACATCAGATCGTGGGCTATGCGGAAGTTTTAACTCAAATACTTTTAGAAGGCTCGAAAGCATGAGAAAGCAATTTGCAAAGGAAGGAAAGGACGTTTCAGTCGTAACAATTGGAAGAAAAGCGAAGGAATATTGTAAAAATCGGGACGTTAACGTTGACAGTGAATATACTCAAATGATTCCTGAAACAATGTTTGAAACTGGAAAAAAAATCAGCGAGGATGTTGTACAGTTTTATTTAAACGATTTTTATGATGAAGTTTATATGATTTATTCAAAATTTGTATCAGCAATTGAATATAACATTCAAGTTGAAAAATTGCTTCCGATAGAAAAAAAAGAAGGATTGCCAACAAAGGAATACGTATTTGATCCGTCAGAGGAAGAAGTGTTAAATTCGTTTGTACCGCAAGTTCTGAATATAAAATTGTATCAGTCGCTACTGGAAAATTCGGCAAGTGAACATTCAGCTAGAATGTCAGCAATGAAACAGGCTAACGACAATGCTGCTGAAATGATAAGAAACTTGGAAGTACAGTACAATCGTGAAAGACAAGGAAAAATAACACAGGAATTAACAGAAATTATAAGTGGTTCTTTAGGAGTACAGTAA